Part of the Candidatus Nezhaarchaeota archaeon genome, GCCGTTTGTGGGCAGGCCAGCAAGTACGATTCGCAAACCTCTCTATGTCTCATATGTTGAGGGTACAATGCCTCTATACCGAGTAGACGCAATCATCCACTCACTGAGAAGTAGCGACATCATGTACATCACGCCCGGCTTCATGTACTTCTTAGAGGACGTCTTCCTTTCACTCATGCTATGGAACTACGGCTATAAGTGCGTGCTTCTTCCGATAATAACGGGGGAACACTATAGAAAAGCAGCGCTCAGTAGATTTGCCAAACGAATAGCTTTTCCATACTATAGTCTCAGGAATCGCATAGCGCTATTAGAAATGACGAATAGTAAGGTGAAAAGCTTAGTAATTTTAAGTCTTATGAGGAGGATGGTCATTTCTAGGGGAGGCCAGCAGTCACGCAAAGATATATTACGAGCAGTAGTTGATGGAATAAGTCTTGGGAAATACCTTAGGAAAAAGTACGGGGTTATAGATTTAAGAAAAGTGCCGCTTCTAAGAACATCAATCAAGAGGTGCGTAACGTTAAGGCTCTAAGGAATACGGCGTCGTCTATTAGTCAGCGTCTCATTATGAAGGTTTTCCATGAAATCATATATCAATTTTCTAACC contains:
- a CDS encoding glycosyltransferase family 2 protein, giving the protein MAKPKVSILWLNYNSMHVIDVIKESLNMLMCIEYPNYELILVDNGSTDGSSEVIKKHVKSYKGVRNPSRICIINLSRNFGFTGGVNVAYKARDLTSKYVAIVNNDAIPRRDYLGSLVSFMESREDVGAVQGIVLKLGSHQEVDSAGMFIDESIRVYMPFVGRPASTIRKPLYVSYVEGTMPLYRVDAIIHSLRSSDIMYITPGFMYFLEDVFLSLMLWNYGYKCVLLPIITGEHYRKAALSRFAKRIAFPYYSLRNRIALLEMTNSKVKSLVILSLMRRMVISRGGQQSRKDILRAVVDGISLGKYLRKKYGVIDLRKVPLLRTSIKRCVTLRL